The following proteins are co-located in the Leptodactylus fuscus isolate aLepFus1 chromosome 8, aLepFus1.hap2, whole genome shotgun sequence genome:
- the ERCC3 gene encoding general transcription and DNA repair factor IIH helicase/translocase subunit XPB, with amino-acid sequence MGKKDKWDRDKKKSKKRHYDEEEEEDDDAPTNDQEAVPSAAGKQVDEDNTKRDEYNAKDYRLQMPLKGDHTSRPLWVAPDGHIFLEAFSPVYKYAQDFLVAISEPVCRPVHVHEYKLTAYSLYAAVSVGLQTSDIIEYLQKLSKTGVPDGIVQFIKLCTVSYGKVKLVLKHNRYFVESAHPEVIQDLLKDATIRSCRLRNEEGEETELITETFTSKSAISKTTDPASAPSTSQVSDTKTDVPADLFEFYEQMDKEEEEEEETQTVSFEVKQEMIEVLQKCCIHLEYPLLAEYDFRNDTMNPDINIDLKPTAVLRPYQEKSLRKMFGNGRARSGVIVLPCGAGKSLVGVTAACTVRKRCLVLGNSAVSVEQWKAQFKMWSTIDDSQICRFTSDAKDKPIGCSIAISTYSMLGHTTKRSWEAERVMEWLKSQEWGLMILDEVHTIPAKMFRRVLTIVQAHCKLGLTATLVREDDKIVDLNFLIGPKLYEANWMELQNNGYIAKVQCAEVWCPMSPEFYREYVAIKTKKRILLYTMNPNKFRACQFLIKFHERRNDKIIVFADNVFALKEYAIRLNKPYIYGPTSQGERMQILQNFKHNPKINTIFISKVGDTSFDLPEANVLIQISSHGGSRRQEAQRLGRVLRAKKGMVAEEYNAFFYSLVSQDTQEMAYSTKRQRFLVDQGYSFKVITKLAGMEEEDLAFATKEDQQQLLQKVLAASDLDAEEEVVAGEYGTKSTHVARRVGTMSSMSGADDTVYMEYQTPRNKGAGNKHVHPLFKRFRK; translated from the exons ATGGGCAAGAAGGATAAATGGGACCGCG ACAAGAAAAAATCCAAGAAACGTCATTacgatgaagaggaggaggaagatgatgatGCACCTACTAATGATCAGGAGGCTGTGCCCTCTGCAGCAGGGAAGCAAGTGGATGAGGATAATACCAAACGGGATGAGTACAATGCCAAGGATTATAGATTACAAATGCCCCTGAAGGGCGACCACACGTCCCGGCCACTCTGGGTG GCCCCGGATGGACACATCTTCTTGGAAGCCTTTTCTCCGGTCTATAAATATGCCCAGGACTTTCTTGTTGCGATCTCGGAGCCCGTCTGCCGCCCGGTGCATGTTCATGAGTATAAGCTCACTGCCTACTCCCTGTACGCTGCGGTCAGTGTGGGGCTGCAGACATCGGACATCATCGAGTATTTGCAGAAGCTGAGCAAAACCGGAGTCCCGGATGGCATCGTGCAGTTCATCAAG CTCTGCACTGTCAGCTATGGGAAGGTGAAGCTGGTGCTGAAACATAACAG GTACTTTGTAGAGAGCGCCCACCCAGAAGTCATCCAGGATCTCCTTAAAGACGCCACCATCCGCAGCTGTAGACTTCGGAACGAGGAGGGTGAGGAGACTGAACTGATCACCGAGACCTTTACTAGCAAATCCGCT ATCTCTAAGACGACAGACCCGGCCAGCGCCCCCTCCACCTCCCAGGTGTCCGACACTAAAACCGACGTCCCCGCCGATTTATTTGAATTCTATGAACAGATGgacaaagaggaagaagaggaggaagaaacaCAGACGGTATCCTTCGAGGTGAAACAG GAAATGATTGAGGTTCTCCAGAAGTGCTGTATCCACTTGGAGTACCCGCTCCTGGCAGAGTATGACTTCAGGAATGACACCATGAACCCCGACATCAACATCGACCTGAAGCCCACCGCCGTCCTACGCCCATACCAGGAGAAGAGTCTGCGCAAGATGTTTGGCAATGGGCGTGCTCGCTCTGGGGTGATTGTGCTGCCTTGTG GAGCCGGAAAGTCTCTGGTTGGCGTTACCGCGGCCTGCACAGTGCGGAAGCGATGCCTGGTGCTGGGTAACTCTGCTGTGTCGGTGGAGCAGTGGAAGGCGCAGTTTAAGATGTGGTCGACCATTGATGACAGCCAGATATGTCGCTTCACATCTGATGCCAAGGACAAGCCCATTGGGTGCTCCATTGCTATAAGCACGTATTCTATGCTGGGGCACACCACCAAGAGGTCCTGGGAGGCCGAGAGGGTGATGGAGTGGCTGAAAAGTCAGGAGTGGGGGCTGATGATACTGGACGAAGTGCACACCATCCCAG CAAAGATGTTCCGTCGCGTCCTGACCATCGTACAAGCACACTGTAAGCTCGGGCTTACGGCCACTTTGGTCAGAGAGGACGATAAAATAGTGGACCTGAATTTTTTGATTGGTCCAAAGTTGTACGAAGCCAACTGGATGGAGCTGCAGAACAATGGCTACATCGCCAAGGTGCAGTGTGCGGAG GTCTGGTGCCCCATGTCCCCCGAGTTTTACAGAGAATACGTTGCCATCAAGACAAAGAAGAGGATTCTGTTGTACACCATGAACCCAAATAAATTCCGAGCCTGCCAGTTCCTGATTAAGTTCCATGAGCGGAGGAATGACAAGATCATTGTGTTTGCAGACAATGTGTTTGCACTGAAGGAGTACGCCATCAGGCTCAACAA aCCCTACATCTACGGCCCGACCTCCCAAGGAGAGAGGATGCAAATTCTACAAAACTTCAAGCATAATCCCAAGATCAACACGATCTTTATATcaaag GTCGGTGACACTTCCTTTGATTTACCAGAAGCCAATGTACTGATCCAGATCTCATCACATGGGGGGTCCCGCAGGCAGGAGGCGCAACGTCTGGGCCGTGTCCTGAGAGCAAAAAAAG gAATGGTGGCCGAGGAGTACAACGCCTTCTTCTACTCTCTGGTGTCTCAGGACACGCAGGAGATGGCCTATTCCACCAAGAGGCAGAGGTTCCTGGTGGATCAGGGCTACAGCTTCAAG GTGATCACTAAGCTGGCcggcatggaggaggaggacctGGCCTTCGCCACCAAAGAGGACCAGCAGCAGCTGCTTCAGAAAGTGTTGGCTGCCTCCGACCTGGACGCCGAGGAGGAAGTGGTGGCCGGGGAGTACGGAACCAAGTCCACCCAT GTGGCCCGGCGGGTCGGCACCATGAGCTCCATGTCTGGCGCAGACGACACCGTGTACATGGAATATCAGACCCCGAGAAACAAAGGCGCCGGCAACAAGCACGTGCACCCGCTCTTCAAGAGATTCCGCAAGTGA